Proteins encoded in a region of the Roseateles sp. SL47 genome:
- a CDS encoding MarR family EPS-associated transcriptional regulator yields the protein MPSSVTNELDYALLQQIEGHTEISQRALARGLGVSVGKINYCLRAVVDRGWVKVNNFRRADNKIAYMYLLTPSGAKAKLRLARDFLAQKEAQFEQLQREIDALRSELSQSGNAQPDASSEDCSETL from the coding sequence GTGCCCTCTTCTGTCACCAACGAACTCGATTACGCCCTGCTCCAGCAGATTGAGGGTCACACCGAGATCAGCCAGCGTGCATTAGCCCGCGGGCTCGGCGTCAGCGTAGGGAAGATCAACTACTGCCTGCGTGCAGTCGTGGATCGCGGCTGGGTAAAAGTGAACAACTTCAGGCGCGCCGACAACAAGATCGCCTACATGTATTTGCTGACGCCCAGTGGCGCTAAAGCCAAGTTGAGGCTGGCGCGCGACTTTTTGGCCCAGAAGGAAGCGCAGTTCGAACAGTTGCAGCGGGAAATTGACGCCCTGCGCTCCGAGTTGTCGCAGAGTGGCAATGCGCAGCCTGATGCGTCCTCTGAAGATTGCTCTGAGACCCTTTGA
- a CDS encoding MraY family glycosyltransferase produces the protein MLFLLIPFALAAVVTLYVVHSSTRHGHLSADHDLSGPQKFHARPVPRIGGVGIFVGLAGMVAVCYLQKSANAQLGALLLLCGLPAFGAGLIEDFTKRVSPAKRLLATAVSAALGVFVLGAAITRTDIPGLDLIVGTTAGAFIATVFTVAGVANSVNIIDGFNGLSSMCVSLMLLALAYVAYQVGDTELALWALAGVGAILGFFVWNYPAGMIFLGDGGAYFMGFYLAEMGILLISRHSEVSPLFALMVCIYPVFETVFSIYRRRVLRDVSPGAPDGIHLHSLIYRRLMRWAIGARDARVMTRRNSMTAPYLWTLCISSLAPALLFWDSTPMILACMVLFGITYVALYWRIVRFRTPKWMVFRGDPRKVPGNEPR, from the coding sequence ATGCTGTTTCTGCTGATTCCCTTCGCCCTGGCGGCGGTGGTCACCCTGTACGTGGTGCACTCGTCCACCCGGCACGGCCACCTCTCGGCGGACCACGATCTGTCCGGGCCCCAGAAGTTCCATGCGCGTCCGGTTCCTCGCATCGGTGGGGTGGGGATCTTTGTTGGCCTGGCTGGCATGGTGGCCGTGTGCTACCTCCAAAAGAGTGCCAATGCCCAACTCGGCGCGCTCCTCCTGCTCTGCGGCCTGCCAGCCTTCGGCGCCGGCCTGATCGAAGATTTCACCAAGCGGGTGTCCCCCGCCAAGCGGCTGCTGGCCACGGCCGTGTCTGCCGCCCTGGGCGTGTTTGTCCTGGGTGCCGCCATCACCCGTACCGACATCCCTGGCCTGGATCTGATCGTCGGCACCACCGCTGGCGCCTTCATCGCCACCGTCTTCACCGTGGCGGGGGTGGCCAATTCGGTCAACATCATCGACGGCTTCAACGGTCTGTCGTCGATGTGTGTCAGTCTGATGTTGCTGGCGCTGGCCTATGTGGCTTACCAGGTCGGTGACACCGAGCTGGCCCTCTGGGCCTTGGCCGGCGTGGGCGCCATCCTCGGCTTTTTCGTCTGGAACTATCCCGCAGGCATGATCTTCCTGGGGGATGGGGGGGCCTATTTCATGGGCTTTTATCTCGCGGAAATGGGCATCCTGCTGATCTCGCGCCACAGCGAGGTGTCGCCCCTGTTCGCGCTGATGGTCTGCATCTACCCGGTGTTCGAGACGGTCTTCTCCATCTACCGCCGCCGCGTGCTGCGGGATGTTTCGCCGGGTGCGCCGGATGGCATCCATCTGCATTCACTGATTTACCGACGCCTGATGCGCTGGGCGATTGGCGCCCGCGATGCGCGCGTCATGACCCGCCGCAATTCGATGACCGCCCCCTATCTTTGGACGCTGTGCATCTCCTCACTGGCGCCAGCGCTGCTGTTCTGGGACTCCACCCCGATGATCCTGGCCTGTATGGTGCTGTTCGGCATCACCTACGTGGCCCTGTACTGGCGCATCGTCCGTTTCAGGACCCCCAAGTGGATGGTGTTCCGGGGAGATCCGCGCAAGGTGCCAGGCAACGAACCCCGCTGA
- a CDS encoding FAD-binding oxidoreductase: MYTVTIANGKTFKAAEGESLLDAALRQHLTLDYSCRTGRCSTCRSRVTAGLTAALQDETGLSTAEQADGFVLTCVRGACSDVSLDIEDLGDISLPDPKTVPCRIQSLDKLSHDVMRVVLRTPPSSPLAFLPGQYIDVIGAEGLRRSYSIANAPRNDQLIELHIREVPEGQMSQYWFRDAKANDLLRLRGPLGTFFLRGHAGRDLVFLATGTGIAPVKAMLEGLALNEASTQPRSISVYWGGRQPADLYWRPEEDTRLEALRPRLRFIPVLSRADADWTGNCGHVQAALLADGLDLQEARVYACGSDAMIRDAQNQLCSLGLAPRSFHSDAFVSSGEA, translated from the coding sequence ATGTACACCGTCACCATTGCCAATGGCAAGACCTTCAAGGCGGCCGAAGGAGAGTCGCTGCTGGACGCGGCCCTGCGCCAGCATCTGACGCTGGACTACAGTTGCCGCACCGGTCGCTGCAGCACCTGCCGAAGCCGTGTCACTGCCGGTTTAACCGCTGCGCTGCAAGACGAAACCGGCCTGAGCACCGCGGAGCAGGCAGATGGGTTTGTACTGACTTGCGTGCGGGGTGCCTGTTCAGACGTATCTCTGGACATCGAGGATCTGGGCGACATATCGCTGCCGGATCCGAAGACCGTCCCGTGCCGCATCCAGTCGCTGGACAAGCTCTCGCACGATGTGATGCGGGTGGTTCTGCGCACGCCGCCGTCCTCACCGTTGGCATTCCTGCCGGGGCAATACATTGATGTCATCGGTGCGGAGGGGCTGCGTCGAAGCTATTCCATCGCCAATGCACCGCGGAATGATCAGCTCATCGAATTGCACATTCGGGAGGTCCCCGAGGGCCAGATGAGCCAGTACTGGTTCCGCGACGCCAAAGCCAATGACCTCCTGCGTCTTCGGGGTCCGCTGGGTACTTTCTTCCTGCGCGGCCATGCCGGTCGAGACCTGGTCTTCCTCGCCACCGGCACCGGCATCGCGCCGGTGAAGGCCATGCTGGAGGGCCTGGCCCTCAACGAGGCAAGCACACAGCCTCGATCCATCAGTGTCTACTGGGGAGGGCGTCAGCCTGCCGACCTATACTGGCGCCCGGAAGAAGACACGCGGCTGGAGGCCTTACGACCCCGCTTGCGGTTCATTCCTGTCCTGTCGCGTGCCGATGCAGACTGGACAGGAAACTGCGGCCATGTTCAGGCCGCTTTGCTGGCAGATGGCTTGGACCTCCAAGAGGCCAGGGTCTATGCCTGCGGATCGGATGCAATGATCCGCGACGCCCAGAATCAGTTGTGCAGCCTGGGCCTCGCGCCCCGCAGCTTCCACTCCGATGCCTTTGTGAGCTCGGGTGAAGCCTGA
- a CDS encoding Wzz/FepE/Etk N-terminal domain-containing protein: MSASSPYRPSAEHSADQPPSIHVSATLLPRWRLLVAGPIAAGAIALGVTYLMDPIYTAKTTFLPPQQQQGSAAAALQSLGALASLAGGSGAIKTPGDQYVAFMQSVTVEDRIVEKFKLMEASKAKYRFEARAFLKRSARIELGKKDGLISVEVDSKDPQMAADIANQYVEELRHMTSGLFLTEAQQRRAFFEEQLKQSKDQLTRAQQELQTVGFNPGALKTEPRTAAENYARVKAELTAAEVRLQTVRRSLTDSAPEVQQQSATIGALRSELARMEGSSNSVGTDYIGKYREFKYQETLFELFSKQYELARLDESREGFLIQVIDPATKPEYKSKPKRAQIALVTAFATGLALCAFLLWRQSRRQKSAPADAG, from the coding sequence ATGTCCGCATCTTCGCCTTATCGGCCGTCCGCTGAACACAGCGCCGACCAGCCGCCATCAATCCATGTGTCAGCGACCCTGCTGCCCCGCTGGCGCCTGCTCGTTGCAGGGCCCATCGCTGCTGGGGCCATCGCGCTGGGTGTAACCTACCTGATGGACCCCATTTACACCGCCAAAACCACTTTTCTGCCGCCGCAGCAGCAACAGGGGTCTGCGGCGGCGGCGCTGCAGTCGCTCGGTGCACTAGCGAGCCTCGCCGGCGGATCCGGTGCCATCAAGACGCCAGGCGACCAATATGTGGCGTTCATGCAGAGCGTGACGGTGGAGGATCGAATCGTCGAGAAGTTCAAATTGATGGAGGCATCCAAGGCCAAATATCGATTTGAGGCTCGGGCATTCCTGAAAAGGTCAGCACGAATCGAACTGGGCAAGAAGGACGGCCTCATCAGTGTGGAGGTCGACTCCAAAGATCCGCAGATGGCAGCTGACATCGCGAATCAGTATGTCGAAGAATTGAGGCACATGACGTCGGGACTGTTCTTGACCGAAGCACAGCAGCGCCGCGCCTTCTTTGAGGAACAACTCAAGCAGTCAAAGGATCAACTGACTCGCGCGCAGCAGGAACTCCAAACCGTTGGTTTCAACCCGGGCGCGCTCAAGACCGAACCAAGGACCGCAGCTGAAAACTATGCCCGTGTCAAAGCCGAACTGACCGCCGCCGAAGTTCGGCTGCAAACCGTGCGACGGTCTCTGACCGATTCAGCCCCTGAAGTCCAGCAGCAGTCCGCCACGATAGGTGCGCTGCGCAGCGAGCTTGCACGCATGGAGGGCAGCAGCAACAGCGTCGGCACTGACTACATTGGCAAATACCGCGAATTTAAGTACCAAGAGACGCTGTTTGAGTTGTTCTCAAAGCAATACGAACTCGCTCGATTGGACGAGAGCCGGGAGGGCTTCCTGATCCAGGTGATCGATCCTGCGACCAAGCCGGAATACAAGAGCAAACCTAAGCGTGCGCAAATTGCCCTGGTCACGGCCTTCGCGACGGGATTGGCGCTCTGTGCCTTTCTTCTGTGGCGTCAGTCGCGACGCCAGAAATCGGCCCCAGCAGACGCAGGCTGA
- the rfbH gene encoding lipopolysaccharide biosynthesis protein RfbH, translating into MSTSPVNFQPQLDKLRSQISDLVQQYADIAYAPKPFVPGQSAVPVSGKVIGAKELQLMVEASLDGWLTTGRFNAQFEQRLAQFLGVKYLITVNSGSSANLVAFSALTSPKLGDRAIKQGDEVIGVAAGFPTTVNPILQFGAVPVFVDVDLATHNIDASKIEAAITPKTKAIMLAHSLGNPFNLDVVTALCKKHKLWLVEDCCDALGATYDGKLVGTFGDIGTLSFYPAHHITMGEGGAVFTNNPELKLIAESFRDWGRDCYCPPGKDNTCDKRFCWTKEQLGGDLPDGYDHKYTYSHLGYNLKISDMQAACALAQMDRVDEFIAKRRANFTYLKNRLQSCAEFLHLPEATPKSEPSWFGFPLVLKETAGVKRADLINFLEENKIGTRLLFAGNLTKQPYMAGRNYRVSGELTNTDVVMNQTFWLGTFPALGEPQLDYIADKLEEFFGLNF; encoded by the coding sequence ATGAGCACTTCCCCCGTCAATTTCCAACCGCAGCTGGACAAGCTGCGCAGCCAGATCAGCGACCTGGTCCAGCAATATGCGGACATTGCCTATGCACCCAAGCCCTTCGTTCCGGGCCAGAGCGCTGTGCCGGTCTCCGGCAAGGTGATCGGCGCCAAAGAACTCCAGTTGATGGTCGAGGCCTCGCTGGACGGCTGGCTGACCACCGGCCGCTTCAACGCCCAGTTTGAACAACGCCTCGCGCAGTTCCTGGGCGTCAAGTACCTGATCACTGTCAACTCGGGGTCGTCCGCCAACCTGGTGGCGTTCTCCGCGCTGACGAGCCCCAAGCTGGGCGACCGCGCCATCAAGCAGGGCGATGAGGTCATCGGAGTGGCGGCGGGCTTCCCGACCACCGTGAATCCGATTCTCCAGTTCGGCGCCGTGCCGGTGTTCGTGGACGTGGATCTGGCCACGCACAACATCGACGCCAGCAAGATTGAAGCGGCCATCACACCCAAGACCAAGGCCATCATGTTGGCCCACAGCCTGGGCAATCCGTTCAACCTGGACGTCGTCACGGCGCTGTGCAAGAAGCACAAGCTGTGGCTGGTGGAAGACTGCTGTGACGCGCTCGGCGCCACCTACGACGGCAAGCTGGTCGGCACCTTCGGTGACATCGGTACGCTGAGCTTCTACCCGGCGCACCACATCACGATGGGTGAAGGCGGCGCGGTGTTCACCAACAACCCCGAACTCAAGCTGATCGCCGAATCGTTCCGCGACTGGGGCCGCGACTGCTACTGCCCGCCCGGCAAGGACAACACCTGCGACAAGCGCTTCTGCTGGACCAAGGAGCAGTTGGGCGGCGACCTGCCCGATGGCTACGACCACAAGTACACCTACAGCCACCTGGGCTACAACCTGAAGATCTCAGACATGCAGGCCGCCTGTGCCCTCGCACAGATGGACCGTGTGGACGAGTTCATCGCCAAGCGCCGCGCCAACTTCACCTACCTCAAGAACCGCCTGCAGAGCTGCGCCGAGTTCCTGCATCTGCCGGAAGCGACGCCGAAGTCCGAACCGTCCTGGTTCGGCTTCCCGCTGGTGCTGAAGGAGACGGCCGGTGTGAAGCGCGCCGATCTGATCAACTTCCTGGAAGAGAACAAGATCGGCACGCGCCTGCTGTTCGCCGGCAACCTGACCAAGCAGCCCTACATGGCCGGCCGCAACTATCGAGTGAGCGGCGAGCTGACCAACACCGACGTTGTGATGAACCAGACCTTCTGGCTCGGCACGTTCCCGGCGCTGGGTGAACCGCAGCTGGACTACATCGCGGACAAGCTGGAAGAGTTCTTCGGGCTTAATTTCTGA
- a CDS encoding DEAD/DEAH box helicase, which translates to MTDTTPTPSPRFDTLPLDPKLLRAVADQGYATMTPIQAKAIPVVLSGRDVMGAAQTGTGKTAAFSIPLLQRMLKHENASASPARHPVRALVLAPTRELADQVANNVKAYAKHTQLRVACVFGGVDMKPQTLQLKGGVEVLIATPGRLLDHIEAKNCVLNQVEYVVLDEADRMLDIGFLPDLQRILSFLPKTRQTLLFSATFSPEIKRLAQSYLQEPDLVEVARPNATASTVEQRFFSVEDDDKRAAILHLLRQRQITQSIVFVNSKLGAARLARSFERDGLKTAALHGDKSQDERLKSLEAFKRGEVELLVATDVAARGLDIADLPAVFNFDVPFNAEDYVHRIGRTGRAGASGLAFTLVARSDARLVGEIEKLIKRKLELEPLQLEDDRPRRPERREREDRSESRSDFRSDSRHEERPRREREDRRDEAYAGASAPRLQPRAPYDPLFDKPYEASDRAEPPSWENSAAAAQAAVRGAALSSIKPKRKVAALFGAKKPAATTES; encoded by the coding sequence ATGACAGACACAACCCCGACGCCAAGCCCGCGATTTGACACGCTGCCGCTGGACCCGAAGCTGCTGCGCGCCGTCGCCGACCAGGGCTACGCGACGATGACGCCCATCCAGGCCAAAGCCATCCCCGTGGTGCTTTCCGGCCGTGATGTGATGGGCGCCGCCCAGACCGGCACCGGCAAGACCGCCGCCTTCTCCATCCCGCTGCTGCAGCGCATGCTCAAGCATGAAAACGCCAGCGCATCGCCCGCCCGCCATCCGGTGCGGGCCCTGGTGCTGGCGCCCACGCGGGAACTGGCTGACCAGGTGGCCAACAACGTCAAGGCCTACGCCAAGCACACCCAGCTGCGGGTGGCCTGTGTCTTCGGCGGGGTGGACATGAAACCCCAGACGCTCCAGCTCAAGGGCGGCGTGGAAGTGCTGATCGCAACGCCGGGCCGTCTGCTGGATCACATCGAAGCCAAGAACTGCGTGCTCAATCAGGTCGAGTATGTGGTGCTGGACGAGGCCGACCGCATGCTGGACATCGGCTTCCTGCCGGACCTGCAGCGCATCCTCAGCTTCCTGCCCAAGACCCGCCAGACCCTGCTGTTCTCGGCGACCTTCTCGCCGGAAATCAAGCGCCTGGCCCAGAGTTACCTGCAGGAGCCCGACCTGGTGGAAGTGGCGCGTCCCAACGCCACCGCCTCCACGGTGGAGCAACGCTTCTTCAGCGTGGAAGACGACGACAAGCGCGCCGCCATCCTGCATCTGCTGCGCCAGCGGCAGATCACGCAATCCATCGTGTTTGTGAACTCCAAGCTGGGCGCGGCCCGACTGGCGCGTTCCTTCGAGCGGGATGGCCTGAAGACGGCGGCGCTGCATGGCGACAAGTCGCAGGACGAGCGCCTGAAGTCGCTGGAAGCCTTCAAGCGGGGGGAAGTGGAGCTGCTGGTGGCCACCGACGTGGCGGCGCGCGGTCTGGACATCGCGGACCTGCCCGCGGTTTTCAACTTCGACGTGCCGTTCAACGCCGAGGACTACGTCCATCGTATTGGCCGTACCGGTCGCGCCGGCGCTTCCGGTCTGGCGTTCACCTTGGTCGCCCGCTCGGACGCCCGTCTGGTGGGCGAGATTGAAAAGCTCATCAAGCGCAAGCTGGAACTGGAACCGTTGCAACTCGAGGACGATCGTCCGCGCCGCCCTGAGCGGCGTGAGCGTGAGGACCGGTCCGAGTCGCGCTCGGATTTTCGCTCCGATTCGCGCCATGAAGAGCGCCCCCGGCGCGAGCGGGAAGACCGTCGTGACGAGGCCTATGCGGGTGCTTCCGCTCCGCGTTTGCAACCGCGTGCGCCTTACGATCCCTTGTTCGACAAGCCCTATGAGGCCTCGGATCGGGCGGAGCCGCCGAGCTGGGAGAACTCTGCCGCTGCGGCCCAGGCCGCCGTGCGGGGCGCGGCGCTGTCCAGCATCAAACCCAAGCGCAAGGTGGCGGCCTTGTTCGGAGCCAAGAAGCCTGCGGCCACGACCGAGTCCTGA
- the rfbG gene encoding CDP-glucose 4,6-dehydratase, producing MEMSVAHTDPAFWQGKRVLLTGHTGFKGSWMSLWLQSMGAQLRGIALDPPTEPALFHVARVATGMEHRIVDIRDLAAVQAQMDEFRPEIVIHMAAQPLVRLSYQQPVETYATNVMGTVHVLEAARQVGSVKAIVNITTDKCYENREWVWGYREDEPMGGHDPYSNSKGCVELVSSAYRRSFLKDAGIAMATVRAGNVIGGGDWAADRLLPDILRALQSDEPVLIRNPHAIRPWQHVLEPLSGYLLLAERLYLHGQTDAEGWNFGPRDEDARPVQWIVEHLCEHWGHGARWTLQPGDHPHEAHFLKLDISKARQRLQWAPRWSLETALTRITEWHQAWLKGQDMHAICLEQISSYNASHHDHRAHA from the coding sequence CTGGAAATGAGTGTGGCGCATACGGATCCAGCGTTCTGGCAGGGCAAACGCGTTCTGCTGACCGGGCACACCGGCTTCAAAGGAAGCTGGATGAGTTTGTGGCTCCAGTCGATGGGCGCTCAGTTGCGCGGCATCGCGCTTGATCCCCCGACAGAACCGGCGCTGTTTCATGTGGCCCGCGTGGCTACGGGCATGGAACATCGCATCGTGGACATCCGCGACCTCGCAGCGGTGCAGGCCCAGATGGACGAGTTCCGTCCGGAAATCGTCATCCACATGGCGGCCCAGCCGCTCGTCCGGTTGTCCTACCAGCAACCGGTGGAGACTTATGCCACCAACGTGATGGGCACGGTGCATGTACTGGAAGCCGCCCGTCAGGTTGGCTCGGTCAAGGCCATCGTGAACATCACGACGGACAAGTGCTACGAGAACCGGGAATGGGTCTGGGGCTACCGTGAAGACGAGCCGATGGGCGGCCACGACCCCTACTCCAACAGCAAAGGCTGCGTTGAGCTGGTGAGCAGTGCCTATCGCCGGTCCTTCCTGAAAGACGCCGGCATCGCCATGGCCACGGTACGCGCCGGCAATGTTATCGGCGGCGGAGACTGGGCAGCGGATCGGTTGCTTCCAGATATCCTCCGGGCACTGCAGTCCGATGAGCCGGTGCTCATCCGCAATCCTCACGCCATCCGGCCCTGGCAACATGTGCTGGAGCCCCTGTCCGGTTACCTCCTGCTGGCCGAGCGGCTGTACCTGCACGGCCAGACTGATGCCGAAGGGTGGAATTTCGGGCCCCGTGACGAGGATGCCCGTCCGGTCCAATGGATCGTCGAGCATTTGTGCGAGCACTGGGGCCACGGCGCCCGCTGGACGCTTCAGCCCGGCGACCACCCCCATGAAGCGCACTTCCTCAAGCTGGATATTTCCAAGGCGCGTCAGCGCTTGCAATGGGCGCCGCGGTGGTCCCTGGAGACTGCCCTGACCCGCATCACTGAATGGCATCAGGCCTGGCTGAAGGGCCAGGACATGCATGCCATCTGCCTTGAGCAGATTTCTTCTTACAACGCCTCGCACCACGATCACCGAGCCCACGCATGA
- a CDS encoding SLBB domain-containing protein: MDISAHRASVSAITGLTQLARHAGTALLACALGVGTLAAHAADNDNLGSSASSSSSSGDGMSGPVRLNSSRSTSDSSNAQNSTSTTSGEARRARYVPNEFEIYVNKLLGIDLQQLEEQQKLERQAERAGTLASSSSNSGSAAITKRINPDEVVRRLGASLMLDEPLSGGNVGDGPREAPTDYLIGIGDEVQVTLWGSVDADLRLTVDRSGRITIPRVGPIMVAGVRYGDLNDVVRGRVAQVFKNFQVSATLGRLRSIRIYVTGFTSKPGAYTVSSLATVVSGLIRAGGPSGAGSFRNIELRRNGQLVAQFDAYDFLLKGDKSSDRPLQAEDVIHVGPIGPQVAILGSVNKATIGELKPGETVEDVLAMAGGFSAVADRTRVSVERLSDRIDRRVVELALPQQLKANVGNGDVLRVFSSVNSELPLYKQYKRVQVEGEVARPGEYVLAPNATLVDAIQAAGGLTPQAYIFGTDFSRESVRRSQQENYDRALRDLETEFTRNTSTQRTSTADEAQAQVARANNTSRLIERLRAVRPTGRIVLQLEPTASSLPPLTVESGDRLLIPARPNTVGVFGSVFNAGSYLLTDNSSVDDVLKLAGGPTRGADPSSMFVLRANGSVISARQSSSGWLGFGSNMTSMQALPGDTVFVPEELNKTTFIQEAKDWTQILYQFGLGVAALQTLKNN; encoded by the coding sequence ATGGATATCAGCGCCCACCGCGCCTCTGTATCGGCCATCACTGGTCTGACCCAACTGGCTCGCCATGCAGGGACCGCCCTGTTGGCCTGTGCGCTGGGTGTCGGCACGCTGGCGGCGCACGCGGCCGATAACGACAATCTTGGCAGCAGTGCCTCGTCGAGTTCATCGTCCGGCGACGGCATGTCAGGGCCGGTCCGGCTGAATTCGTCTCGCAGCACGTCGGACAGCTCGAATGCCCAGAACAGCACATCGACCACGTCCGGTGAGGCTCGCCGCGCCCGCTATGTGCCGAACGAGTTCGAGATCTATGTGAACAAGCTGCTGGGCATTGATCTTCAGCAGTTGGAAGAGCAACAGAAGCTGGAACGTCAGGCCGAGCGCGCTGGCACCCTGGCATCTAGCAGCAGCAATAGTGGCAGCGCCGCCATCACGAAGCGGATCAACCCGGACGAAGTGGTGCGCCGCCTCGGCGCCAGCTTGATGCTGGACGAGCCCTTGTCGGGCGGCAATGTCGGAGACGGGCCGCGTGAAGCGCCGACCGACTACCTGATCGGTATCGGCGATGAAGTTCAGGTCACGCTGTGGGGCTCGGTGGATGCCGACCTGCGCCTCACCGTGGATCGCAGCGGCCGGATCACCATTCCCCGCGTCGGCCCGATCATGGTCGCTGGCGTGCGTTATGGCGATCTGAATGACGTGGTACGCGGCCGCGTCGCCCAGGTCTTCAAGAACTTCCAGGTGAGCGCCACCCTGGGCCGCCTGCGTTCCATCCGCATTTATGTCACCGGCTTTACCTCCAAGCCGGGCGCGTACACGGTAAGCAGCCTGGCCACCGTGGTGTCCGGCCTGATCCGCGCTGGCGGCCCCTCGGGCGCGGGAAGCTTCCGCAATATCGAACTGCGCCGCAACGGCCAATTGGTGGCCCAGTTTGATGCCTACGACTTTCTGCTGAAGGGTGACAAGTCCTCGGACCGGCCACTGCAGGCGGAAGACGTCATCCATGTCGGCCCGATCGGCCCGCAGGTGGCCATTCTGGGCAGCGTGAACAAAGCCACCATCGGTGAACTGAAGCCGGGCGAGACGGTGGAAGACGTGCTGGCCATGGCCGGCGGCTTCAGTGCTGTCGCCGACCGGACCCGTGTATCGGTGGAACGCCTCAGTGACCGTATCGACCGGCGCGTGGTGGAACTGGCCTTGCCGCAGCAGTTGAAAGCCAATGTCGGCAACGGCGACGTGCTGCGAGTGTTCAGCAGCGTGAATTCCGAACTGCCGCTGTACAAGCAGTACAAGCGGGTGCAGGTGGAAGGCGAAGTGGCGCGCCCTGGGGAATATGTGCTGGCCCCCAACGCGACATTGGTGGATGCCATTCAGGCGGCCGGTGGTTTGACGCCGCAGGCCTATATCTTTGGCACAGATTTCTCGCGAGAAAGCGTTCGTCGCTCGCAGCAGGAAAACTACGACCGTGCGCTGCGGGATCTGGAAACGGAGTTCACCCGCAACACGTCCACACAGCGGACCTCAACGGCCGATGAAGCGCAAGCTCAAGTGGCGCGGGCCAACAATACCTCCAGGCTCATTGAACGCTTACGTGCCGTCCGCCCGACGGGTCGGATCGTGCTGCAACTGGAACCGACCGCCTCTTCACTCCCTCCGCTGACGGTCGAAAGTGGCGACCGGTTGTTGATTCCCGCTCGTCCCAACACGGTGGGAGTATTTGGCAGCGTCTTCAATGCGGGGAGTTATCTGCTGACCGACAACTCTTCAGTCGACGATGTACTCAAACTCGCCGGCGGTCCGACGCGAGGCGCAGACCCGAGCAGCATGTTCGTGCTTCGTGCGAACGGCAGTGTGATCAGCGCTCGCCAGTCCAGTAGCGGCTGGTTGGGCTTCGGCTCGAACATGACCAGCATGCAGGCCTTGCCCGGTGACACGGTGTTCGTTCCCGAAGAGCTGAACAAGACCACCTTCATCCAGGAGGCGAAGGACTGGACGCAAATCCTGTATCAGTTCGGCCTGGGCGTTGCGGCGCTGCAAACCCTCAAGAACAACTAA
- the rfbF gene encoding glucose-1-phosphate cytidylyltransferase: MKAVILAGGLGTRLSEETALRPKPMVEIGGKPILWHILKMYSHHGVNDFVICCGYKGYVIKEYFANYFLHMSDVTFDMRSNRMEVHHKRAEPWNVTLVDTGDDSMTGGRLKRVADYVRNDEAFCFTYGDGVSDVNISAAIDFHRQHGKAATLTATYPPGRFGALHIEGHQIRSFMEKPKGDGAMINGGFFVLSPRVLDYLEDDSTVWEQAPLQRLASDGELMAFEHTGFWQPMDTLRDKTYLEELWASGKAPWKTWK; encoded by the coding sequence ATGAAAGCAGTCATCCTGGCCGGCGGCCTGGGCACTCGCCTCAGTGAAGAGACAGCCCTTCGTCCCAAACCGATGGTGGAGATCGGTGGCAAGCCGATCCTTTGGCACATCCTCAAGATGTACTCGCACCATGGGGTGAATGACTTCGTCATCTGCTGTGGCTACAAGGGCTATGTGATCAAGGAGTACTTTGCGAATTACTTCCTGCACATGTCCGACGTCACCTTCGACATGCGCAGCAATCGCATGGAAGTGCATCACAAGCGGGCTGAGCCCTGGAACGTCACGCTGGTAGATACCGGGGATGATTCCATGACCGGCGGTCGACTCAAGCGTGTGGCCGATTACGTGCGCAATGACGAGGCCTTCTGCTTCACCTACGGCGACGGCGTGAGCGATGTGAATATCAGCGCCGCCATCGACTTCCATCGCCAGCACGGCAAGGCGGCCACCCTGACCGCAACGTATCCGCCGGGCCGTTTCGGTGCCCTGCACATCGAAGGTCACCAGATTCGCAGCTTCATGGAGAAGCCCAAGGGCGATGGCGCCATGATCAACGGCGGCTTCTTTGTCCTGTCTCCGCGTGTGCTGGACTATCTCGAAGACGACAGCACGGTCTGGGAGCAAGCTCCGCTCCAGCGCCTGGCCAGCGATGGCGAATTGATGGCCTTCGAGCACACTGGCTTCTGGCAACCGATGGACACGCTGCGGGATAAGACCTATCTGGAAGAACTGTGGGCCTCCGGCAAGGCACCGTGGAAGACCTGGAAATGA